TATTAAGGCGATATTTTCTATTTTAAGTTGTATTAACATGATAAATCTTCCATATAAAAAAATTAACTTCTTTTTTAAAAAAATAAAGGTTTTACATATATAAAGTAATGAAAGAAGATTTTACTGATTTTATTGAGTTATCTGGTCTCTTAAATTACGATCCAGATACAATTTCTAAAATTTACAAAAAAAATCCTAAAAGGCTTTTAAAAAGACTTTGGCAAACACTCATACCTATTTTTGCTTATATCTTTTGTATTGGTTGGGACAAACTAACTGGAAGATTAAAAAATGAACAGCAAGCAAGATTTAGAGCAAAAGAATTAACAAATTTATTAGTAGAACTTGGACCTGCATTTGTTAAAGCAGGTCAAGCTTTATCAACAAGACCAGATATAATTCCCGCAATTCTTCTAGAAGAATTATCTGAATTACAAGATCAACTACCAGGGTTTGATGGCGATAAAGCAATGGAATTGATTGAAGAAGATTTAGGGTCCAAAATAAATGAGATTTTTTTAGAAATTGATAAAGAGCCAATTTCCGCTGCTTCTTTAGGGCAAGTGCATAAAGCTAAATTAAAAAATGAAGAGATCATTGCAGTAAAAGTACAACGGCCTGGTTTAAGAGAACAAATTACTTTAGATCTTTACATAGTGAGAAACATTGCTTATTGGCTAAAAAACAATATCGGATTAATAAGAAGTGATCTAGTTGCTTTAATTGATGAGTTAGGTAAGAGAGTTTTTGAAGAGATGGATTATTTAAACGAAGCTGCAAATGCAGAAAAATTTAGAGATATGCATAAACATAACAAAATGATTGCCGTGCCAAAAATTTACAAAGAAATAACTTCAAGGAGAGTTTTAGCAATGGAATGGATAGACGGTACAAAATTAACAAATTTAGAAGACGTAAAAAATTTAGGAATCAATCCTGATGAAATGATTAATATAGGGGTTCAATGCAGTTTAGAACAGCTTTTAGAACATGGTTTTTTTCATGCAGACCCACATCCAGGTAATTTATTAGCCTTGGAAGATGGAAGACTATGTTATCTAGATTTTGGAATGATGAGTGAGGTTTCCAGAGAATCTAGATCAGGATTAATTCAAGCAGTAGTACATTTAGTAAATAAAAACTTCGATAAATTATCTCAAGATTTCGTAAAATTAGGTTTTTTATCAGAGGAAGTTAATCTAGAACCCATTGTTCCAGCATTTCAAGATGTTTTCATTAACGCTGTTGAACAAGGAGTTTCAAAAATGGATTTCAAAAGCGTAACAGACGATATGTCTGGTGTTATGTATAAATTCCCTTTCAAGCTACCTCCATATTATGCACTTATAATTAGGTCATTACTTACATTAGAAGGAATTGCTTTAAGCGTAGATCCGAACTTCAAAATATTAGGCGCAGCATATCCATATTTTGCAAAAAGACTAATGGAAGACCCTGATCCACAATTAAGAGAAAGTCTCAAAGAAATGCTTTTTGATAATAAAAAATTTAAATGGGACCGTTTAGAAGATCTGCTTTCTAACGCTGCAAAGCAAACAAATCTAGATTTAGAAAAACTTTTAGACGAAGTTATAAATCTTCTCTTTTCCCCTAATGGAGGATTTCTTAGAAAAGAGATAATTGAAGGTTTAACAAATCAGATTGATTTACTAAGCCTAAAAATATTGAAAAATTTGAATAACTATCTTCCAAAATCAATTAAATTAAACACGATTAACGAAAATAACAATTTAAGTGATCTTATAATGTATGTAGAGCCATTGAGAAACTTTTTGGAGATTTTACAAAAAGTACCTGGCTATTCGATTGACATTTTTTTAAAAAGGGTACCTAGACTTATTAATGAGCCCTATACAAAAGAAATGGGTATTGAAATTGCAAAAAAAGTAACTGAAAAAGGAATGGTTAGACTTGTTAAGATTGCCGCTGGTGCAAATATCTAAATGAAGTTTAGTAAATTTTTAATATTTAAAATATTTTTTATTTTAGCAAGTTCTCCATTTTTCTTTAACGTTCCCAAAGCTAATGCTGCTGAAGAAATTAAGATTACATACAGCATCTTTTCAAGAACAATTAAATTAAATTCTTTAAAATCTTTCGCTAAAGGAGGTAAATCAACAAGAAAATTAAAAAAAATTTTAAAATCTACAGGGTCTCCAAATAAAGAAATTAGAGAAGTATTGAATAAAGATTTTGAAGTCCCTATTACGATTGCAAGCAAATTAGTATATTCTGAAATAGGAAACGTTTTTTTAACAAGACTTTCATCTATTATCCACCCACCCAGGGCAAATGATGATAGAACAGGAATGTTAGCCCTTAGAGCGAGCGTAATTCAAGGAATAAATTTAGGAAATGGAAAAATAAATCTAATAAATTTTTTTGAAGCATATCCAACTAAAACTGTAATTTTAGACGTCAGCGCTTTGAGCAAAGTTATGAATAAAGTAGAATCAATTTCAGAATTATTAACCTTTTTCACCAATTCTCCTCTAGAAAAAATTAAAGAAAATTAAACAACCATGGTGTTATTAAATAAAATCAAAAATAAACTAGGTATCAATTACAGAAAAAAAAGATGGCCAGGTCTAATCGAAGCTTATAAACAATATCTCCCAGTTTCAAAGAAAACTCCTATCATTTCCCTCAATGAAGGAAATACACCACTAATTTTAAGCGATTCAATCAGCAATTTAATTGGAAATGGGACAAAAGTTTTTTTAAAATATGATGGCC
Above is a window of Prochlorococcus marinus XMU1406 DNA encoding:
- a CDS encoding alpha/beta hydrolase, translated to MKFSKFLIFKIFFILASSPFFFNVPKANAAEEIKITYSIFSRTIKLNSLKSFAKGGKSTRKLKKILKSTGSPNKEIREVLNKDFEVPITIASKLVYSEIGNVFLTRLSSIIHPPRANDDRTGMLALRASVIQGINLGNGKINLINFFEAYPTKTVILDVSALSKVMNKVESISELLTFFTNSPLEKIKEN
- a CDS encoding ABC1 kinase family protein, translating into MKEDFTDFIELSGLLNYDPDTISKIYKKNPKRLLKRLWQTLIPIFAYIFCIGWDKLTGRLKNEQQARFRAKELTNLLVELGPAFVKAGQALSTRPDIIPAILLEELSELQDQLPGFDGDKAMELIEEDLGSKINEIFLEIDKEPISAASLGQVHKAKLKNEEIIAVKVQRPGLREQITLDLYIVRNIAYWLKNNIGLIRSDLVALIDELGKRVFEEMDYLNEAANAEKFRDMHKHNKMIAVPKIYKEITSRRVLAMEWIDGTKLTNLEDVKNLGINPDEMINIGVQCSLEQLLEHGFFHADPHPGNLLALEDGRLCYLDFGMMSEVSRESRSGLIQAVVHLVNKNFDKLSQDFVKLGFLSEEVNLEPIVPAFQDVFINAVEQGVSKMDFKSVTDDMSGVMYKFPFKLPPYYALIIRSLLTLEGIALSVDPNFKILGAAYPYFAKRLMEDPDPQLRESLKEMLFDNKKFKWDRLEDLLSNAAKQTNLDLEKLLDEVINLLFSPNGGFLRKEIIEGLTNQIDLLSLKILKNLNNYLPKSIKLNTINENNNLSDLIMYVEPLRNFLEILQKVPGYSIDIFLKRVPRLINEPYTKEMGIEIAKKVTEKGMVRLVKIAAGANI